From Nitrospirota bacterium, the proteins below share one genomic window:
- a CDS encoding iron ABC transporter permease, whose product MTTAFRHIPFPPLQVFAAATAGLLTLPLLYIGFLALSADPAVWVRLWATRIPELLINTVSLAAGVSLATCVLGVSFAWLVVRFDFPGRRIWEWALVLPLAMPTYVLAYVYTFILGMGGPFPLFPPHSFAGATLVMTLDTFPFVYLLSRAAWLNLNVSFEEVARACGASRFETLWRVTLPLLRPAIVAGLALVILYVVSDFGAVSLLRYQTLTYAVYQQMTGRYDHTAAGILSLLLVVIALVFLVAERWFRRKSRFYQTAGRYRAPERKRCGPLGTLFATGYLAIVLGAAFLVPAALLVRWSLSAIVQGAVDGRFVGFIWNSTVLSGGTATCAVVIGIPLAYLAARHPSRFNLACLQAAYAGYVLPGPVAALALLVLFSHVAPFWYGSIVVLVVAYIVHFLPAGLQSLEPALQQVTPNLEQAARSLGLGMRETLQRVTLPLVRNGFIAAWVLMFLHCMKELPATLLLRPVGFDTLAIRVWLEASEEYYQLAAPSALLIVMLTLPALMLLVSKDWRATRTR is encoded by the coding sequence ATGACCACGGCCTTTCGACATATCCCTTTCCCGCCGCTGCAGGTGTTTGCCGCTGCGACGGCCGGCCTCCTTACGCTGCCTCTGCTGTACATCGGATTTCTGGCCTTGTCCGCCGATCCGGCCGTCTGGGTCCGGTTGTGGGCCACGCGCATTCCCGAGTTGCTGATCAACACCGTGTCGCTGGCCGCCGGAGTTTCGCTGGCCACGTGTGTGCTCGGCGTCTCCTTCGCCTGGCTCGTGGTCCGATTCGACTTCCCCGGACGCCGCATCTGGGAATGGGCGCTGGTGCTGCCCTTGGCCATGCCGACCTACGTGCTCGCGTACGTGTACACCTTCATCCTCGGTATGGGAGGTCCCTTCCCCCTCTTTCCGCCGCACAGCTTTGCCGGCGCGACGCTGGTCATGACTCTCGACACCTTTCCCTTCGTGTATCTCTTGAGCCGGGCGGCGTGGCTCAATCTGAACGTCTCGTTCGAAGAGGTCGCCCGGGCGTGCGGCGCCTCGCGCTTCGAGACTCTGTGGCGCGTCACGCTGCCGCTTCTGCGGCCGGCGATCGTTGCGGGCCTTGCCTTGGTGATTCTGTATGTCGTGTCGGACTTCGGCGCCGTATCGCTGCTGCGCTATCAGACGCTCACCTATGCGGTCTATCAGCAGATGACCGGCCGCTACGACCACACGGCCGCCGGTATCCTCAGCCTGCTCCTGGTCGTCATCGCGTTGGTGTTCCTGGTCGCGGAACGCTGGTTCCGCCGGAAAAGCCGGTTCTACCAGACGGCGGGCCGCTACCGGGCTCCCGAACGCAAACGCTGCGGACCGCTGGGCACGCTGTTCGCCACCGGCTATCTCGCGATCGTACTGGGCGCCGCCTTCTTGGTTCCGGCGGCGCTGCTCGTCCGGTGGAGCCTCTCCGCAATCGTGCAGGGCGCGGTGGACGGTCGTTTCGTCGGGTTCATCTGGAACAGCACGGTCCTCTCCGGAGGGACCGCGACCTGCGCCGTCGTGATCGGCATTCCCTTGGCCTACCTGGCCGCCCGGCATCCCTCGCGGTTCAACCTGGCCTGCCTCCAAGCCGCCTATGCCGGATACGTGCTGCCGGGGCCGGTCGCCGCCTTGGCGCTGTTGGTACTGTTCTCCCATGTCGCGCCGTTCTGGTACGGCTCCATCGTCGTGCTGGTGGTCGCATACATCGTCCACTTTCTGCCGGCCGGTCTGCAATCGCTGGAGCCGGCCCTGCAGCAGGTGACGCCCAATTTGGAACAAGCGGCCCGGAGCCTGGGCCTGGGCATGCGGGAGACGCTGCAACGGGTGACGCTGCCCTTGGTGCGGAACGGGTTCATCGCGGCCTGGGTCTTGATGTTCCTGCATTGCATGAAGGAACTGCCGGCCACATTGCTGCTCCGGCCCGTCGGGTTTGACACGCTGGCGATCCGGGTGTGGCTAGAAGCCAGCGAGGAGTATTATCAACTGGCCGCCCCATCGGCCCTCTTGATCGTGATGTTGACGCTGCCGGCGCTTATGTTGCTCGTCTCCAAGGATTGGCGGGCGACAAGAACACGGTGA